The genomic window CTTTACGGATAGACTCTAATTAAAATTGTGAAAACAACCTATGAAAAACATTAAATTATCTTTTTTCGTCTTTTACAGCTCATCTACTAACCGCCGAGGCTTTTTATTAGCCATCTCCTCGGTAGGAGAGGTTTGGGTAGAGGAAGAAAAGGAGTTAGAACAAAATATATTTCGTGTTTTCAGTGTGTTTCGAGGTAAAAAGGATTTTAATGAAAAATATTAAACTAATCATTTCATATTTAAAACCATATTGGAAAAGAATTCTGCTGGGGATTTTATGTCTCCTTCTCGTAGATGCGGCTCAGCTTGCCATACCGAAGATCATTCAGCATATCATTGATACATTGCATTCACCCGATTTCACTACCGGAATAATTTTCAAATTTGCTTTGCTAATATTTTTCCTTGCCTTATTTATGGCTGTTCTGCGGTTTTTGTGGCGACTGCTTCTTATCACAAATGCCTTTAGGATTGAACGACAATTTAGAAATGAATATTACGCCCATCTGCAAAAATTGTCTGCCACATTTTATCAGAGGTATAATACGGGCAAACTAATGGCTTATGCAACCAACGATCTGCAAGCAGTTCGCATGCTGTTCGGCATCGCCAGTGTGTTAGCCGTTGATGTTTTTATTATGATGATTCCGACTCTCATTTTTATGGCAAACATAGATTTTCGGCTGACGATTTATGTAATAATTCCTTTACCGTTTGTAACCTTTATTATGATCTATTTTGGTAAAAGAATTCATAAACGTTTTGCTCAGGTGCAAAAAAGTTTTGCTGACCTGTCCGGAAAAGTGCAGGAGATTATTTCCGGGATTAGGTTAGTCAAATCTTTTGTAAGGGAAGAGGAATTTGCTGAAAAAATCAAAGATAAATCTATGAAACTTGTCCACGAGAGAATTGATGTAGTGAAATTGTGGGGCATGTTTTTCCCGTTAATGTTTATGATTATCGGTTTTAGCATGATGTCTTTATTATATTTTGGTGGGAAGATTACAATTTTAAACAAAATTTCTATCGGAGAATTCGTAGCGTTCAATAGTTATTTGCAGTTATTGGTTTGGCCTGTAATTGGCATCGGTTGGATTACAAATCTCTACCAACGCGGAACCGCTTCATTGCTTAGAATTCGGAAGATAATGAAAGAAAAATCGGAAATAGTAGATACGGAAAAAGTTGATGAAACCATTACGGAAATTCGGGGTGATATCGAAGTAAGAAATCTTTCTTTTACATATCCTGATTCGGAAAACGAGGTTTTGAAAGATGTTTCATTTTCAATCGAGAAAGGTAAAACACTGGCAATTGTAGGAAAGATCGGAAGCGGAAAAAGTACGATAATCAGAATTATTACCCGTTTGAAAAACCCGTCGGAAAATACTGTTTTTATTGATGGAAAAGATATTTTTGAAATTCCTTTATCTGTGCTTAGAAGTAATATCGCCGTGGTTACGCAGGATATTTTTCTTTTTGCTTCCTCAGTGAAAGACAATATCAAAGTGGGAAATCAAGCCGCTTCTGAAAAAGATATTTCAAATATTATCGAAGTTTCCCAATTTCACAAAGATATTTTGGAAATGGATAATCAGTTGGATTCGGTTGTCGGCGAAAGAGGTGTTTCCCTTTCCGGTGGTCAACGGCAAAGATTAGCTATCGCACGAGCGCTTATTAAAAAAGCACCCATTTTGGTGCTTGATGATGCTCTTTCATCTGTTGATACGGAAACTGAAGAATTAATTTTGGAAGGATTGAAATCTTCACAGCAAAAAAAAACCAGCATTATTATCGCTCATAGAATTTCAACTATGCAGCATGCCGATAAAATCATTGTTCTCGAAGATGGCAAAATTGCCGAATCTGGCAATCATCGAGAACTGATACAAGCCAATGGAATTTATGCAAATATTTACAATAAACAGAAATTGAAAGAAGAATATGAACTGTAAATATTTTCGGGACAAAAGTTGCAAAAACGATGAACTGTTTGCAAATTAATTCTTAAAAAGTCTGGAATTTTTTAGAAAATTTTCAGAAATAGTTCGGACTTTTTTAGAAATTTATTTTAAATTGACTTAACAATAATGTTTATAAAGAAATTATCTTATCCAGCAGTTCAATCCGATTGATGAAAGATTTGATAAAGGAGCAATTCTGGAGAATTTTGTATTTTGTGAATTATTAAAAAAATCCGATTTGGGCTCAAAACTTCATTTCTGGAGAACTAAAAGTAATAAAGAAATAGATTTCATAATTGAAACAGGAACCAAATTAACTCCCGTTGAAGTAAAATCTAAAAAAGTAAATATAAATAATTTAAATTATTTTATGCTCGGAAATTCAGAAATAAAAATGGCTTATGTTTTATACGATGGAGAATTTTTTCGTGAAAACAAAATTACTCATGTACCAATTTGGTTGTGCTGAAATGCTGACCTGCTGACTGGCTGACCTGCTGAAATGCTAAAAGGAATTAAAACATGAAAAACACATATTTTGAAGAAGAAACCGTTAGAAAAGTTTATGATAGAACTTTGATGAAAAGACTGTTCAAGTATCTGGTTCCATACAAAAAGCAATTTGGCATTGCCCTAATTTTATTGCTCATTGTTGCCATTTCCAGCACAGCTGTTCCATATTTGATGAAATACGGGATTGACAATTTCATTAATCCATCCCTCAAAATTTTAAATTTGAGTGAATATCCGGAAGTCTTAAAATCTTTCTCGGGAAAATATAGTGAACTTGCCCAAGAAATAGCAGGAAAAAGGATTTTGATAAAAAGTTATAACATTGATAAATTGCCTCCTTCGGAATTTCACATGTTAAAAACAAAAAAGGTAATAAAAACCGACTTTTATGCAAAGTTCCCCAAGAATGAAAAGAACACAAAAATTGCAGAAAAGTATCCTGATAAATTTGAATCATTTGGGAAATATTACATAATTCCCCAGAAGGATATGACCGGAATTTCTCTTGAGGATATGAAGGAATTGCGAATTAAAGATATTCAAGGATTGATGAAACTTGCTCTCATTTTTCTCATTATTATCATTATGCGGTTTGCCTTGAATTATCTCCAAATTTATCTGAATCAATGGGCATCTATGCATTCTATGTATGATCTTCGCATAAAAGTTTTTCGGCATATGCAGCAATTGCCTATGTCATATTTTGACAAGAATCCGGTCGGAAGGTTGGTAACGCGGGTTACAAATGACCTGCAAGTTCTTTCCCAGATGTTGGGTGAAGGCTTGATTACCATTATTCAGGATTTCGTGATGATGGGTGCAATAATTATCATAATGTTGCTCATCAATTACAAACTTGCTCTTATCACTTTTTTGGTGCTTCCGTTGGTTTACTTTTTTTTGATGAAATTCAAAAAATACATAAGATTGGTCTATCGAGAGGTGAGAATAAAACTCGCAAAAATCAATACAAAGTTGTCCGAAAACATATCCGGTATGGAGACGATTCAGCTGTTTCATCAGGAAAAGGAAAAATATGACGAGTTTAAGCAAACAACTTTGGAATACTATTTTGCCGAATTGAAACAATTAAAAGTTTTTGCAATTTTTCGTCCCTTTATTGATGTTCTCGTTTATCTTTCCATTGCCCTCATAATCTGGTATGGAAGCGGACAGATTATGGCGGATATGATGTCGCTCGGAGTTTTGGTTGCATTTATCAGCTATGTAAGACGTTTTTTCGACCCGCTTTATGACCTCAGCCAGAAATATAATGTTGTGCAGTCGGCAATGGCAGCCCTTGAGAGGATTTTTTCGGTGCTTGATACTGAAACTGAAGATTATCTCTCAGAGAAAATTTCAAATGAAAAAATCAAAGGTGGAATTGAATACAAAAACGTTTGGATGGCTTATAAAGATGATGAATACGTTCTGAAAAATATAAATCTGAAAATTAGTCAAGGTGAAAGTGTGGCAATCGTGGGTGAAACCGGTGGTGGAAAAACTACGTTGGCAAAATTACTTTCCAGATATTATCCCTATCAGAAGGGGAACATTTTCATTGGCGGCAACCATTTGGAAGATTATAATTTGCAAACTTTAAGGAAAAATATTGGAGTAGTCCAGCAGGATGTTTTCATTTTTTCCGATAGAATTCGGGATAATATTTCACTTTTCGGAGAAAACATCTCTATCGAGAAAATAAAAGAAGCTGCCAAATTCGTGAATGCAGAAGGATTTATTAACAAATTGACAAATAAATACGATGAAATCGTGAAAGAGCGTGGATCATCGCTATCAGCAGGGGAACGTCAATTGCTTGCTTTTGCTCGGATACTTGTTTCCGATCCAAGCATTTTTGTGCTGGACGAAGCTACTGCAAATATAGATACGGAAACCGAGATGCTCATTCAAGATGCTGTGCAAAAAGTAATGAAAAACCGCACCTCAATCATAATTGCTCACCGCCTTTCCACAATCCAACACGTTGATCGTATAATTGTTGTTCATAAAGGCGAAATCGTTGAAGAAGGGTCGCATCAGGAATTGCTGAAAAAACGCGGAA from Candidatus Cloacimonadota bacterium includes these protein-coding regions:
- a CDS encoding ABC transporter ATP-binding protein, with the translated sequence MKNTYFEEETVRKVYDRTLMKRLFKYLVPYKKQFGIALILLLIVAISSTAVPYLMKYGIDNFINPSLKILNLSEYPEVLKSFSGKYSELAQEIAGKRILIKSYNIDKLPPSEFHMLKTKKVIKTDFYAKFPKNEKNTKIAEKYPDKFESFGKYYIIPQKDMTGISLEDMKELRIKDIQGLMKLALIFLIIIIMRFALNYLQIYLNQWASMHSMYDLRIKVFRHMQQLPMSYFDKNPVGRLVTRVTNDLQVLSQMLGEGLITIIQDFVMMGAIIIIMLLINYKLALITFLVLPLVYFFLMKFKKYIRLVYREVRIKLAKINTKLSENISGMETIQLFHQEKEKYDEFKQTTLEYYFAELKQLKVFAIFRPFIDVLVYLSIALIIWYGSGQIMADMMSLGVLVAFISYVRRFFDPLYDLSQKYNVVQSAMAALERIFSVLDTETEDYLSEKISNEKIKGGIEYKNVWMAYKDDEYVLKNINLKISQGESVAIVGETGGGKTTLAKLLSRYYPYQKGNIFIGGNHLEDYNLQTLRKNIGVVQQDVFIFSDRIRDNISLFGENISIEKIKEAAKFVNAEGFINKLTNKYDEIVKERGSSLSAGERQLLAFARILVSDPSIFVLDEATANIDTETEMLIQDAVQKVMKNRTSIIIAHRLSTIQHVDRIIVVHKGEIVEEGSHQELLKKRGIYYNLYRLQYQEEVK
- a CDS encoding ABC transporter ATP-binding protein, with amino-acid sequence MKNIKLIISYLKPYWKRILLGILCLLLVDAAQLAIPKIIQHIIDTLHSPDFTTGIIFKFALLIFFLALFMAVLRFLWRLLLITNAFRIERQFRNEYYAHLQKLSATFYQRYNTGKLMAYATNDLQAVRMLFGIASVLAVDVFIMMIPTLIFMANIDFRLTIYVIIPLPFVTFIMIYFGKRIHKRFAQVQKSFADLSGKVQEIISGIRLVKSFVREEEFAEKIKDKSMKLVHERIDVVKLWGMFFPLMFMIIGFSMMSLLYFGGKITILNKISIGEFVAFNSYLQLLVWPVIGIGWITNLYQRGTASLLRIRKIMKEKSEIVDTEKVDETITEIRGDIEVRNLSFTYPDSENEVLKDVSFSIEKGKTLAIVGKIGSGKSTIIRIITRLKNPSENTVFIDGKDIFEIPLSVLRSNIAVVTQDIFLFASSVKDNIKVGNQAASEKDISNIIEVSQFHKDILEMDNQLDSVVGERGVSLSGGQRQRLAIARALIKKAPILVLDDALSSVDTETEELILEGLKSSQQKKTSIIIAHRISTMQHADKIIVLEDGKIAESGNHRELIQANGIYANIYNKQKLKEEYEL